From a single Balearica regulorum gibbericeps isolate bBalReg1 chromosome 11, bBalReg1.pri, whole genome shotgun sequence genomic region:
- the LOC104634038 gene encoding heat shock factor protein 3 codes for MREGSALPGAPGAAPVPGFLAKLWALVEDPQSDDVICWSRNGENFCILDEQRFAKELLPKYFKHNNISSFIRQLNMYGFRKVIALENGMITAEKSSVIEFQHAFFKQGKAHLLENIKRKVSAVRTEDLKVCTEDLHKVLSEVQEMREQQNNMDVRLANMKRENKALWKEVAVLRQKHSQQQKLLSKILQFILSLMRGNYIVGVKRKRSLTDAAGASPSKYSRQYVRIPVESGQAMAFSEHNADDEDGNGTGLIIRDITDTLENATDGLLAVAHTSGRARETQAALDPGLPLCQVSPPDELNCAEPIPPVLINDANKSSEIGNVAVELHTAQPNAPDDPVSVIDSILNENNSGNQNDPLLDREEIQDFLNCIDASLEELQAMLSGKQYNFGSEAFSDTLNPELPALDMSLMENSPCMENIANLAESTEDLGATERETAGSKDMQLIQYRANPLLSLFEELPSSEAAGKIEDPKDLLLPSLEEKPALHPPSGSGTVLPLAAPASQAEPPDALGMGDPPLLSEDGNGEYKLFPLLLLSPVANFIEEASEIETS; via the exons ATGCGGGAAGGGTCGGCGCTGCCCGGCGCCCCCGGCGCCGCCCCGGTGCCCGGCTTCCTGGCCAAGCTCTGGGCGCTGGTGGAGGACCCGCAGAGCGACGACGTCATCTGCTGGAGCAGG AATGGCGAGAACTTCTGCATTCTGGATGAGCAGAGGTTTGCCAAGGAGCTACTCCCCAAGTACTTCAAACACAACAATATCTCCAGCTTCATACGACAGCTTAACATGT ATGGTTTCAGGAAGGTGATTGCTCTGGAGAATGGTATGattacagcagagaaaagctcAGTCATTGAGTTCCAGCACGCTTTCTTCAAGCAAGGGAAGGCACATTTACTGGAAAACATCAAGCGCAAG GTATCTGCAGTAAGAACGGAGGATCTCAAAGTCTGTACAGAGGATTTGCACAAAGTGCTCTCTGAAGTCCAGGAAATGAGAGAGCAGCAGAACAACATGGATGTCAGACTGGCTAACATGAAGAG agaaaataaggCCCTGTGGAAAGAAGTGGCAGTTCTAAGGCAGAAGCACAGTCAACAACAGAAGCTGCTGTCTAAG attCTTCAATTTATCCTAAGTTTGATGCGAGGAAATTATATTGTTGGggtcaaaagaaaaag GTCTCTAACGGATGCTGCAGGTGCTTCACCTTCCAAATACAGTCGTCAGTATGTTCGCATACCCGTGGAGAGTGGCCAAGCA ATGGCTTTTTCTGAACATAATGCAGATGATGAGGATGGAAATGGTACGGGTCTCATCATTCGAGATATCACCGATACCCTGGAAAATGCCACCGATGGTCTCCTTGCTGTGGCACACACCAGTGGCAGAGCCAG AGAGACACAGGCAGCGCTGGATCCTGGGTTACCTCTTTGTCAAGTATCGCCGCCCGATGAATTAAATTGTGCAGAACCAATCCCACCAGTTCTTATAAATGATGCCAACAAATCCAGTGAAATAGGAAATGTTGCTGTGGAACTCCATACTGCACAACCTAATGCTCCAGATGACCCCGTGTCGGTGATTGACTCCATCCTGAACGAGAACAACTCTGGAAACCAAAACGATCCCTTGCTGGACAG AGAAGAAATTCAGGATTTTCTCAATTGCATCGATGCCAGCCTTGAAGAACTTCAAGCAATGCTATCTGGGAAGCAGTATAACTTTGGTTCTGAAGCTTTCAGTGAT ACACTTAATCCTGAGCTGCCAGCCCTGGATATGAGCTTGATGGAAAATTCCCCGTGTATGGAAAAT ATTGCAAACTTGGCAGAGAGCACTGAAGATCTGGGAGCAACTGagagagaaacagcaggaagcaaag ATATGCAGCTGATACAGTACAGGGCCAATCCTCTGCTTTCATTATTTGAAGAACTACCTTCAAGTGAAGCTGCAGGGAAGATAGAGGATCCGAAAGAccttctgctgccttccctggaGGAGAAACCTGCTCTTCATCCTCCATCAGGTAGTGGAACTGTCTTGCCGCTAGCAGCTCCAGCAAGCCAGGCTGAGCCTCCGGATGCTCTGGGAATGGGTGATCCACCTCTCCTCTCGGAAGATGGGAATGGAGAGTATAAACTGTTTCCACTCTTGCTCCTCAGTCCTGTTGCTAACTTCATAGAAGAGGCCTCTGAGATAGAAACTTCTTGA